In Pseudobacter ginsenosidimutans, the following are encoded in one genomic region:
- a CDS encoding acylphosphatase: protein MLQTYSIKVTGKVQGVYYRQSTKEKATTLGITGYVKNNPDGSVQIMASGTTDQLLQLVLWCKQGPVRAIVEEVNVETMPPAVFMGFRIER from the coding sequence ATGTTACAGACCTATTCCATCAAAGTAACCGGAAAGGTGCAGGGTGTTTACTACCGGCAAAGCACAAAGGAAAAAGCCACAACGCTGGGCATAACAGGTTATGTGAAAAACAATCCGGATGGCAGTGTACAGATCATGGCATCGGGAACAACGGATCAGCTGCTGCAACTGGTGCTTTGGTGCAAGCAGGGGCCGGTTCGGGCTATTGTAGAGGAAGTAAATGTAGAGACGATGCCACCAGCTGTTTTTATGGGATTCAGAATTGAACGGTAA
- a CDS encoding T9SS type A sorting domain-containing protein, producing MKQLYSLGVLLLCLQWSYSAKAQIKYAARVTAWSSQYYASGSWTAQQAAGLPNVAGCGDYGNAWASKTQDDQREWLEFEFDDPAPISRVFIHETYNAGAVDTVYVFNPNTQLFEKVYEGSAAAGAPCPRAFSVAFPATVFPVSRIRIAINSPAVRGYNEIDAVGVALYSDGGAIGSSQDVCASAAAALLTNAESAFGGNAAAAYQWQDSAENGSWKNISGAVSVTYQPTVITETTWYRRTAALGGVKEYSNVIKLNFLESGDPSFFPSNAWNFYTYQSKVIDLGTSVYKGFYSRPVLNFNTRNDWAMSGSPSVANAYQGCVVNNNDFVLAARRKGFPAGNYVLHVLDFRGTIRAYVNGAALPAISCCAGTISLGALDNDSEVEIRLLDVSSDAFMNLEFRTGVLNGGDIGEHQSLCLNDAPAAFVNNIAAFGGAAPSSITYQWQDSVVNGVWTNIPAATAAIYQAAALPQTTWFRRKASDNTGAIAYSDIVKVNIAAVQGDTAVYGNQSWNIYAFNGNDIHLTTNQYRGYYTATGLSIITTNHWSYWESPSSAVNYVGCPVGFENFLMSARRQGFPAGNYTLNLSNVDDQVMVIVNGVVLHTGGAANLVLGLLDAQSTVELRLKEGTYTSRMSAEFIRVDYSISEYVNTSCRSYSLNNVKGNEWFDITDGSGKLIASIHPNGNDLGTVSLNAKHFGTGGAAIPTNAINKKKYMPRYFNFSSSLYPSSNFPSPVKIRLYYKNSELEDYKTAVSKPALTRAELGIAHYNGSREDCEMGNNTSGGDLLPIPATADFTSMGFYLETVTNSFSEFGTLEGSPALPVKFTQFQAIVVNKEVQLRWTTAQELNNKGFEVSRSTDGKSFMKTGWVDGNGTTYTTQQYVFTDASPLAGKNFYRLRQVDIDGNDEYSDIVAVSMSKTLALRLLPNPVQDILYVEYDHRNTVGLRILDLQGIVQWRNDGMRPSSVIAVPVQQLAKGIYLLELTDKNGQRQSKRFIKQ from the coding sequence ATGAAGCAATTGTATTCATTAGGTGTTTTGTTGTTGTGTCTGCAATGGTCATATAGTGCAAAAGCACAAATAAAATATGCTGCCAGGGTCACAGCCTGGAGTTCGCAATATTATGCATCGGGAAGCTGGACGGCCCAGCAGGCTGCTGGACTGCCGAATGTAGCTGGTTGTGGTGATTACGGGAATGCCTGGGCTTCCAAAACCCAGGATGATCAGCGAGAGTGGCTCGAATTTGAATTCGATGATCCCGCGCCCATCAGCCGCGTGTTCATTCATGAAACCTATAATGCAGGGGCGGTGGACACTGTATATGTATTCAATCCCAATACGCAATTGTTCGAGAAAGTATATGAGGGCAGTGCCGCTGCGGGAGCGCCTTGTCCACGTGCATTCAGTGTTGCCTTTCCTGCAACCGTTTTCCCGGTGAGCAGGATCCGTATCGCCATCAATTCACCTGCCGTGCGTGGCTACAATGAGATAGACGCGGTTGGCGTTGCATTATACTCAGATGGCGGCGCTATCGGATCCAGCCAGGATGTTTGCGCTTCCGCAGCGGCTGCGCTATTGACGAATGCTGAATCTGCATTCGGAGGAAATGCCGCAGCAGCGTACCAGTGGCAGGATTCTGCAGAGAACGGATCCTGGAAAAATATTTCCGGCGCAGTGTCCGTAACTTATCAACCAACAGTGATCACAGAAACTACCTGGTACAGGAGGACGGCTGCATTGGGCGGTGTAAAAGAATATAGCAACGTGATCAAACTGAATTTCCTTGAATCAGGCGATCCATCTTTCTTTCCCTCCAATGCCTGGAATTTTTACACTTATCAATCAAAGGTGATCGATCTTGGTACATCGGTGTACAAAGGATTCTATTCAAGACCGGTATTGAACTTCAATACGCGTAACGACTGGGCCATGTCTGGCTCACCTTCCGTGGCCAACGCTTACCAGGGCTGTGTGGTGAACAATAATGATTTTGTATTGGCCGCGCGCCGAAAAGGGTTTCCTGCAGGAAATTATGTATTACATGTACTGGATTTCAGGGGAACAATCCGGGCATATGTGAATGGCGCAGCATTGCCAGCAATCAGTTGTTGTGCGGGCACCATTTCACTCGGCGCACTCGATAATGATTCCGAAGTGGAGATCAGGCTCCTGGATGTCAGCAGCGATGCATTCATGAACCTGGAATTCAGGACCGGTGTATTGAATGGCGGCGATATTGGCGAACATCAATCGCTCTGTCTGAATGATGCGCCTGCGGCCTTTGTGAACAATATCGCAGCATTCGGTGGCGCTGCTCCGTCCAGCATCACCTACCAGTGGCAGGACTCTGTAGTGAATGGTGTCTGGACGAATATTCCCGCCGCTACTGCAGCAATATACCAGGCCGCTGCATTGCCGCAGACCACCTGGTTTAGAAGAAAGGCTTCCGACAATACAGGCGCCATTGCTTACAGCGATATCGTAAAAGTGAATATAGCTGCTGTACAGGGCGATACTGCCGTGTATGGAAATCAGAGCTGGAATATCTATGCATTCAATGGGAATGATATTCATCTTACCACCAATCAGTACCGTGGTTATTATACGGCCACAGGTTTGTCTATCATCACTACCAATCATTGGTCGTACTGGGAGTCTCCTTCTTCTGCCGTAAATTATGTGGGTTGTCCTGTTGGCTTCGAGAACTTTCTCATGAGCGCCAGGAGACAGGGATTCCCCGCCGGGAATTATACGCTCAATCTTTCCAACGTAGATGATCAGGTGATGGTGATCGTGAATGGGGTGGTGCTGCACACAGGAGGAGCAGCTAACCTGGTGCTCGGCTTGCTGGACGCTCAATCGACAGTGGAATTGCGGTTGAAAGAGGGAACATATACCAGCAGGATGTCTGCAGAATTCATCCGGGTGGATTACAGCATCTCTGAATATGTGAACACCAGTTGCCGCAGCTATTCCCTCAACAATGTGAAAGGGAATGAATGGTTCGATATCACCGATGGATCAGGCAAGCTGATCGCGAGCATCCATCCCAACGGAAATGATCTGGGAACAGTTTCGCTGAATGCAAAGCATTTCGGGACAGGGGGTGCTGCTATTCCAACCAATGCTATCAATAAGAAGAAATACATGCCCCGTTATTTCAATTTCTCTTCTTCACTTTATCCATCTTCCAATTTCCCTTCACCTGTTAAGATCAGGTTGTATTACAAGAACAGTGAACTGGAAGATTATAAGACGGCTGTTTCAAAACCTGCGCTCACGCGCGCAGAGCTGGGCATTGCACATTACAATGGCAGCAGGGAAGATTGCGAAATGGGCAATAATACCAGTGGAGGGGATTTGTTACCGATACCGGCAACAGCAGATTTTACTTCCATGGGATTTTACCTGGAAACTGTCACCAACAGTTTCTCTGAATTCGGAACGCTGGAAGGTTCGCCGGCATTGCCCGTGAAATTTACACAGTTCCAGGCGATAGTGGTAAATAAGGAAGTGCAATTACGCTGGACCACAGCCCAGGAGTTGAACAACAAAGGATTTGAAGTATCGCGCAGTACAGACGGAAAAAGCTTTATGAAAACAGGATGGGTGGACGGTAATGGAACTACCTATACTACACAGCAATATGTTTTCACCGATGCGTCTCCGTTAGCAGGAAAGAATTTCTACCGTCTGCGCCAGGTGGATATCGATGGGAACGATGAATACAGTGATATTGTAGCAGTCAGTATGAGCAAGACACTGGCGTTACGTTTGTTGCCCAACCCTGTGCAGGATATATTGTATGTAGAATATGATCACAGGAATACTGTCGGCCTGCGGATCCTGGACCTGCAGGGAATTGTACAGTGGAGGAACGATGGTATGCGTCCGTCTTCAGTAATCGCTGTTCCGGTGCAGCAACTGGCAAAAGGAATTTATTTGCTGGAGCTGACTGATAAAAATGGACAAAGGCAATCGAAAAGGTTCATCAAACAATAG
- a CDS encoding isocitrate dehydrogenase (NADP(+)), giving the protein MAKKIKVANPVVELDGDEMTRIIWKFIKEKLILPYIDVDIRYYDLGVEYRDQTNDQVTIDAANAIREFGVGIKCATITPDEARVKEFNLKQMWKSPNGTIRNILDGTVFREPIVIKNIPRLVSNWTAPIIVGRHAFGDQYRATDTVIKGKGKLTMTFTPEDGGEPQTFEVYNFKGDGVALSMYNTDESIKGFARSCFNMALSKKWPLYLSTKNTILKKYDGRFKDIFEDIYQNEFKQAFQDAGIVYEHRLIDDMVASALKWNGNFVWACKNYDGDVQSDSVAQGFGSLGLMTSVLVTPDGKTMEAEAAHGTVTRHYRDHQAGKPTSTNPIASIFAWTRGLAFRGKLDNNQELIDFANALEAVCIEVVEEGKMTKDLAVCIHGNKVNHGEHYLYTEEFLDAIDSKLKQKMGM; this is encoded by the coding sequence ATGGCCAAAAAAATCAAAGTAGCTAATCCGGTTGTAGAATTGGATGGTGACGAAATGACCCGGATCATCTGGAAGTTCATCAAGGAGAAACTGATCCTTCCCTATATCGATGTTGATATCAGGTACTATGACCTCGGCGTCGAGTACAGGGACCAGACCAATGACCAGGTGACCATCGACGCAGCGAATGCCATCAGGGAATTCGGCGTGGGTATCAAATGTGCCACCATCACCCCGGACGAAGCAAGGGTGAAAGAATTCAACCTGAAACAAATGTGGAAGAGCCCCAACGGCACCATCCGCAATATCCTCGACGGAACCGTATTCCGTGAGCCCATCGTGATCAAAAATATTCCGAGACTGGTTAGCAACTGGACTGCCCCCATCATTGTAGGCCGTCATGCTTTCGGCGACCAGTACCGCGCTACCGATACCGTGATCAAAGGAAAGGGTAAACTCACCATGACCTTTACTCCTGAAGATGGCGGCGAGCCACAGACCTTCGAAGTGTACAATTTCAAAGGCGATGGCGTTGCTCTTTCCATGTACAACACAGACGAGAGCATCAAAGGTTTTGCACGCAGCTGCTTCAATATGGCGCTCAGCAAAAAATGGCCTCTCTACCTCAGCACCAAGAACACCATCCTCAAAAAATACGATGGCCGTTTCAAAGATATTTTTGAAGACATCTATCAGAACGAATTCAAACAGGCATTCCAGGATGCAGGCATCGTGTACGAACACCGCCTCATCGACGATATGGTTGCTTCTGCCCTCAAATGGAATGGTAACTTCGTTTGGGCCTGTAAGAACTATGATGGCGACGTACAGTCAGACAGCGTGGCACAGGGCTTCGGCTCCCTCGGTCTCATGACTTCCGTACTGGTCACTCCCGATGGAAAGACCATGGAAGCTGAAGCTGCACACGGTACCGTTACCCGTCACTACCGCGATCACCAGGCAGGAAAACCAACCAGCACCAACCCCATTGCGAGTATCTTCGCATGGACAAGAGGTCTGGCCTTCCGCGGCAAACTGGATAACAACCAGGAGCTGATCGATTTCGCCAACGCGCTTGAAGCCGTTTGTATCGAAGTAGTGGAAGAAGGTAAGATGACCAAGGACCTCGCAGTATGTATCCATGGCAACAAAGTGAACCACGGTGAACACTACCTGTACACTGAAGAGTTCCTGGACGCTATCGACAGCAAGCTGAAACAAAAGATGGGAATGTAA
- a CDS encoding Crp/Fnr family transcriptional regulator, translating into MEHTTEDKMTILLAYADRIQEYTGRSLQLSSGDIASLANIMVLRQYRRRADLVKAGDREQYLHFIVKGLVRQYFRDPIRDVTIHFAREGEAVSSFVSFFSGNPSLCQLETLEPTVTLALPKNKLEQLFPYSNRINRMARLILSEQVLQQEHWELNHLRYSIRERFLMFIKNNPELFLRVPHKYQASYLDIEPETYSRLKTQLERKVNAIHGK; encoded by the coding sequence ATGGAGCATACTACGGAAGATAAAATGACCATATTGCTGGCATATGCAGACCGGATACAGGAGTATACCGGCCGCTCACTCCAGCTCAGTTCAGGGGATATCGCTTCTCTGGCCAATATCATGGTGCTGCGTCAATACAGGCGCAGAGCGGATCTGGTGAAGGCGGGCGACAGAGAGCAATACCTGCATTTCATCGTGAAAGGACTGGTGCGTCAGTACTTCCGCGATCCCATAAGGGATGTAACCATTCACTTCGCCCGGGAAGGTGAAGCCGTCAGTTCATTCGTATCCTTTTTTTCAGGAAACCCTTCCCTCTGCCAACTCGAAACACTGGAACCTACCGTTACCCTGGCGTTGCCAAAAAACAAACTCGAGCAACTATTCCCCTATTCAAACCGCATAAACCGTATGGCCCGACTCATCCTTTCTGAACAGGTCCTGCAACAGGAACACTGGGAGCTCAATCACCTGCGCTACTCCATCCGCGAAAGGTTCCTGATGTTCATCAAGAACAATCCGGAACTGTTTCTCAGGGTACCACATAAATACCAGGCATCTTACCTCGACATTGAACCTGAAACTTACAGCCGCCTTAAAACGCAACTGGAAAGAAAAGTGAATGCTATTCACGGAAAATAA
- a CDS encoding Crp/Fnr family transcriptional regulator, with product MSRSIDVRNYLDPLFTYVHRYTQLRKDELLQLLPFLEIKLYEKKEMILTAGEVDNYLNIVVKGMARKYISLPKKREVTLQLATEGHFIQSEVSFNTRRPSELSVQAVEQTILIRIEHRKLETIMLSFPWAETIGRLLVVELAAAREKRQYNVRMKSARQRFLDYTANHPQMMRRVPMNVLASYLNMKPETLSRLKRSVKDKFS from the coding sequence ATGTCCCGATCCATCGATGTAAGAAATTATTTAGACCCCCTGTTCACTTACGTGCATCGCTATACGCAATTGCGCAAGGATGAACTATTGCAGCTCCTGCCATTCCTGGAGATAAAACTGTATGAGAAAAAAGAGATGATCCTGACCGCAGGAGAGGTAGACAATTATCTCAATATCGTGGTGAAAGGAATGGCCCGCAAATACATCTCGCTTCCCAAGAAAAGGGAAGTGACGCTGCAACTGGCCACAGAAGGGCATTTCATTCAGTCCGAAGTGAGCTTCAATACAAGGCGGCCATCAGAGCTGAGCGTGCAGGCTGTAGAGCAGACCATCCTGATCCGCATCGAGCACCGCAAACTTGAAACCATCATGCTGAGCTTCCCCTGGGCTGAAACGATCGGCAGGTTGCTGGTGGTAGAACTGGCAGCCGCCAGGGAGAAAAGACAATACAATGTGAGAATGAAATCTGCCCGCCAGCGATTCCTCGATTATACAGCCAACCATCCGCAGATGATGCGGCGCGTGCCGATGAATGTACTGGCATCTTATCTCAATATGAAGCCTGAAACCCTGAGCAGGCTCAAGCGGTCAGTGAAAGACAAATTCAGTTAG
- a CDS encoding Nramp family divalent metal transporter — MMNKHHPPDRSLSEVHASVDVSKHTNRWKRVLSFFGPAYLVSVGYMDPGNWATDLAGGSKFGYALLWVLLMSNIMALLLQSLSARLGIVRGRDLAQANRETYPKGVNFVLYILAEIAIAATDLAEVLGMAIGIHLLTGLPLIWGVAITVFDTLLLLLLQRLGIRKMEAFIIGLVAVVAVSFLVQIIMAEPVASEVVKGFVPTFPNDEALYIAIGIIGATVMPHNLYLHSALVQTRKISKTSPGIKQALKWSFVDSAVALNVAFLVNAAILILAAAVFFKNGLGVAEIGEAHQLLEGMLGSKLAPILFAVALIAAGQSSTITGTLAGQIVMEGYLRLRINPWMRRLLTRLLAIIPAIIVIGLFGDKEVDSLLIFSQVVLSMQLGFAVIPLIHFVSDKKTMGEFAIKPIVKVSAWLIASVLVYLNIKMVLSQTTGFFDESGSIFWKSVIIAGGFFFLALLVYITFYPLFARRKAAGSIDMHPELTGLQQLETPSYKRIAVAMEFGEHDSQLISHAIGQGKTDSEYILIHVVESPSAHMLGLESDDFETRNDEQRLHFYVQQMQEKGFNASGHLGFRNRSKEIARLVKDQQADLLVIGAHRHRGLKDWLYGETINSVRHEINIPVLVVNVGN; from the coding sequence ATGATGAATAAGCACCATCCGCCAGACAGGTCGCTCAGTGAAGTACATGCTTCCGTAGATGTATCAAAACATACCAACCGCTGGAAAAGAGTTCTTTCCTTTTTCGGTCCGGCCTATCTCGTAAGCGTTGGCTATATGGACCCGGGCAACTGGGCCACCGATCTTGCAGGCGGCTCCAAATTCGGTTATGCCCTGCTGTGGGTACTGCTGATGAGCAATATCATGGCATTGCTGTTGCAGAGCCTCTCCGCCCGCCTCGGAATCGTCCGTGGCCGGGACCTGGCCCAGGCTAACCGGGAGACCTACCCGAAGGGCGTCAACTTCGTTCTTTACATCCTCGCAGAAATCGCCATTGCCGCCACAGACCTGGCCGAAGTGCTGGGTATGGCCATCGGTATACATCTCCTCACCGGTCTTCCCCTGATCTGGGGTGTGGCCATTACTGTTTTCGATACTTTATTGTTGTTGTTGCTGCAAAGACTGGGCATCCGCAAGATGGAAGCCTTCATCATCGGCCTGGTGGCCGTTGTGGCAGTGTCTTTTCTTGTGCAGATCATCATGGCGGAGCCGGTAGCTTCTGAAGTAGTGAAAGGATTCGTTCCAACCTTCCCGAATGATGAAGCGCTGTACATCGCCATCGGTATCATCGGTGCCACCGTGATGCCGCATAACCTTTACCTCCACTCTGCGCTTGTGCAAACCCGTAAGATCAGCAAAACTTCTCCGGGTATCAAACAGGCACTGAAATGGAGTTTCGTGGATTCCGCCGTGGCGCTGAATGTGGCTTTCCTGGTGAATGCCGCTATCCTGATCCTCGCTGCTGCCGTCTTCTTCAAGAATGGTCTGGGCGTTGCCGAGATCGGAGAAGCCCACCAGTTGCTGGAAGGTATGCTCGGTTCCAAACTGGCTCCCATATTGTTTGCTGTGGCATTGATCGCAGCCGGACAAAGCTCCACCATTACGGGCACGCTCGCGGGGCAGATCGTAATGGAAGGTTACCTGCGCTTGCGGATCAATCCCTGGATGCGCAGGCTGCTCACGCGACTGCTGGCCATCATCCCGGCCATCATCGTGATCGGATTGTTCGGCGATAAGGAAGTGGACAGCCTCCTCATCTTCAGCCAGGTGGTACTCAGTATGCAACTGGGCTTTGCCGTTATCCCCCTGATACATTTTGTGAGCGATAAGAAAACGATGGGGGAATTTGCTATCAAGCCGATCGTAAAAGTGTCCGCATGGCTGATCGCCTCCGTACTGGTATACCTCAATATCAAGATGGTGCTCAGTCAAACCACTGGCTTCTTCGATGAATCCGGCAGTATCTTCTGGAAGTCTGTGATCATTGCAGGCGGGTTCTTCTTCCTGGCGCTGCTCGTGTATATCACTTTCTATCCATTGTTTGCGAGAAGAAAGGCCGCGGGCTCTATCGATATGCACCCGGAACTTACAGGACTGCAGCAACTGGAAACACCATCGTACAAAAGAATTGCCGTGGCGATGGAATTCGGGGAGCACGACAGCCAGTTGATATCCCATGCGATCGGGCAGGGCAAAACAGATTCAGAATATATCCTCATACACGTAGTGGAAAGTCCTTCCGCACATATGCTCGGTCTGGAAAGCGATGATTTTGAAACGCGCAATGATGAACAGCGTTTACACTTTTACGTTCAGCAAATGCAGGAAAAAGGATTCAATGCATCCGGGCATCTCGGCTTCCGCAACCGGAGCAAGGAGATCGCGAGGCTGGTGAAGGACCAGCAGGCTGACCTGCTGGTGATCGGCGCACACCGGCACCGAGGATTGAAAGACTGGTTGTATGGCGAAACCATCAACTCGGTAAGGCATGAGATCAATATCCCTGTGCTGGTGGTGAATGTGGGGAACTAA
- a CDS encoding metal-dependent transcriptional regulator codes for MSEAKRESMQKFSSSKENYLKAIFHLQKSDGVVTTNDVANELQTRPASVTDMLKKLKAQKLLIYERYKGFKLSQEGRKVALQIIRKHRLWEYFLVEKLNFGWDEVHEIAEELEHISSKQLIDRLDEFLGFPKTDPHGDPIPDSQGRFTLIRQVDLLHLPVNKTGEVSGIGDQSPEMLELLKHKQIGLGTRIEVKKVFAFDNSLELKIRNQTIVTVSEHVAKNVFVKYDE; via the coding sequence ATGAGTGAAGCGAAAAGGGAATCGATGCAGAAGTTTTCCAGCAGCAAAGAAAATTATCTCAAGGCCATTTTCCATCTCCAGAAAAGTGATGGTGTGGTTACTACCAATGATGTTGCCAATGAACTGCAGACCCGTCCGGCTTCGGTTACAGATATGCTCAAAAAGCTGAAAGCGCAGAAGCTCCTCATCTATGAACGCTACAAGGGTTTCAAGTTAAGCCAGGAAGGCAGGAAAGTGGCGCTGCAGATCATCCGCAAGCATCGCCTCTGGGAATATTTCCTGGTGGAGAAACTGAATTTCGGCTGGGATGAAGTGCATGAGATTGCAGAAGAGCTGGAACATATCAGCAGCAAGCAACTGATAGACCGCCTGGATGAATTCCTCGGTTTCCCCAAAACAGATCCGCATGGAGATCCTATCCCCGATAGCCAGGGAAGGTTCACCCTCATCAGGCAGGTAGACCTGCTGCATCTTCCCGTGAACAAGACCGGTGAAGTGAGCGGCATCGGTGATCAGAGCCCGGAAATGCTGGAGCTCCTCAAACACAAACAGATCGGCCTCGGCACAAGGATAGAAGTGAAGAAGGTGTTCGCCTTCGACAATTCACTGGAATTGAAAATCAGAAATCAGACCATCGTCACCGTGAGTGAGCACGTGGCCAAAAACGTATTTGTGAAATATGATGAATAA
- the glgP gene encoding alpha-glucan family phosphorylase encodes MSFTNYNVPYPINESYKTKVAYFSMEFAVHQPLKIYSGGLGFLSGSHLRSAYELRQNMIGIGILWKYGYYDQARNQDETLQVTWMEKHYSFLEDTGIQFQIIIHDHPVWVKVWYLNPETFGTAPLFLLSTDVPENDYVSQTITHRLYDANVATKVAQFILLGVGGAKLVDELNFNPDRYHLNEAHGVSSVFYLYKKFGNVEDIKKRLVFTTHTPEEAGNEKHDIYLCQKMSYFCGLGLDEVRKLTGIEDDQFNHSLVALRFAHLANGVSQLHGVVSRLMWGKYPGVCPIISITNAQNWRYWADKQLYRFMEENNDAGWDDRKRYLKRRSFEIVADQTGKLFKPDVFTIVWARRFAGYKRADFLTRNKERFEKLLSNKQYPVQIIWAGKPYPMDYPAINEFNSLVNLSKKYNNVAVLTGYELTLSKRLKQAADCWLNNPRVPREASGTSGMTAAMNGAVNFSTDDGWIPEFINNANNGFVVPKGDYARMNTQEQDDYDLNKIYDMLEQEILPLYYNQYDTWRSVAINGMRDVRFRFESGRMANEYYQELYK; translated from the coding sequence ATGAGCTTTACCAACTATAATGTTCCGTACCCCATCAACGAGTCTTACAAAACCAAAGTGGCTTACTTCTCCATGGAGTTTGCTGTTCATCAGCCACTGAAGATCTACAGCGGTGGGCTGGGATTTTTGAGTGGATCGCATCTCAGGAGTGCCTATGAGCTCCGTCAGAATATGATCGGGATCGGCATTCTCTGGAAATATGGTTACTATGATCAGGCGCGCAACCAGGATGAAACTTTGCAGGTGACCTGGATGGAAAAACATTACAGTTTCCTGGAAGATACCGGTATCCAGTTCCAGATCATCATTCACGATCACCCGGTATGGGTAAAGGTCTGGTACCTCAATCCCGAAACATTCGGTACTGCTCCGCTCTTTCTGCTCAGCACCGATGTGCCCGAGAATGATTATGTTTCCCAGACCATCACGCATCGTTTATATGATGCCAATGTGGCTACCAAGGTAGCCCAGTTCATCTTACTGGGAGTGGGCGGCGCCAAACTGGTGGACGAACTCAATTTCAATCCGGACAGGTACCACCTGAATGAAGCGCATGGCGTTTCTTCCGTATTCTATCTCTATAAGAAATTCGGTAATGTGGAAGACATCAAAAAACGTTTGGTGTTCACCACACATACGCCTGAAGAAGCCGGTAACGAAAAGCATGATATCTATCTCTGTCAGAAGATGAGTTATTTCTGCGGACTGGGACTGGATGAAGTGCGCAAGCTCACGGGCATCGAAGATGATCAGTTCAATCACTCGCTGGTGGCGCTGCGCTTTGCACATCTCGCCAATGGTGTATCGCAATTGCATGGCGTGGTGAGCAGGCTGATGTGGGGCAAGTATCCCGGTGTTTGCCCGATCATCTCCATCACCAACGCGCAGAACTGGCGCTACTGGGCCGATAAGCAGTTGTATCGCTTCATGGAAGAGAACAATGATGCCGGCTGGGATGATCGTAAACGTTATCTCAAACGCAGGTCTTTCGAGATCGTGGCAGACCAGACCGGAAAACTTTTCAAACCCGATGTGTTCACCATTGTATGGGCCAGGAGGTTTGCAGGTTACAAACGCGCTGATTTCCTCACACGCAATAAGGAAAGGTTCGAGAAATTATTATCGAACAAGCAATATCCCGTTCAGATCATCTGGGCCGGAAAGCCTTATCCGATGGACTATCCCGCTATCAACGAGTTCAACAGCCTGGTGAACCTCAGCAAGAAATACAATAATGTAGCGGTTCTGACGGGTTATGAACTGACATTATCGAAGAGGTTGAAACAGGCAGCGGACTGCTGGCTGAATAATCCCCGTGTGCCCCGCGAAGCGTCCGGCACCAGTGGCATGACGGCTGCCATGAACGGCGCCGTGAATTTCTCTACTGATGATGGCTGGATCCCGGAGTTCATCAACAATGCCAATAATGGTTTTGTGGTGCCGAAAGGAGATTATGCCCGCATGAACACGCAGGAGCAGGATGATTATGATCTGAACAAGATCTATGATATGCTGGAACAGGAGATCCTTCCCTTATACTATAATCAATACGATACCTGGAGGTCTGTTGCCATCAATGGTATGCGCGATGTACGTTTCCGTTTTGAATCGGGCAGGATGGCCAACGAATATTACCAGGAGCTCTATAAATAA